Proteins from one bacterium genomic window:
- a CDS encoding peptidoglycan DD-metalloendopeptidase family protein, which produces MAKRQTGPSGKIIRVAGAALALLALLLAPQGGTPAATRLDESLRQLDSLAAAQERERTRLGDLARREEGGVKRLDQLEEQERARWRLCRSLEGELELLRSSETLQLAELAAGTRRLDSLDVERVRLETETARLRSETAALARRLFPLRRLDVVGLWLQSRNREEATRSMRRLPWLARGLQESLARLSATRSAVAGLVDREGAERERRQGLLAQLERDQRRAGRARTEADRELARLAGEREEQDRLLRSLREDRELAARQADRLRHAGEEVARQLADLQRRWDERASRREQEERRQTTISGRLAGSVLEVEPVVVPERPPSALPRLDRAPTGGLAARRGRLPLPVKGWVARPFGERQDPLLGTVLDNPGVDFACAPGSPVQAVHAGRVEKLTWVAGFGETVLLAHGEDCWTVYAKLGEVAVREGQTVAAGEILGRAGRFEAPGQGSLHFELWQDRQARDPRQWLAP; this is translated from the coding sequence ATGGCGAAGCGGCAGACAGGTCCATCAGGCAAGATCATCCGGGTCGCGGGCGCGGCCCTGGCGCTGCTTGCCCTGTTGCTGGCGCCGCAGGGAGGCACACCCGCCGCCACTCGTCTGGATGAATCCCTCCGCCAGCTGGACAGCCTGGCCGCCGCCCAGGAGCGCGAGCGGACGCGCCTGGGCGATCTGGCCCGCCGGGAGGAGGGCGGAGTCAAACGCCTTGACCAGCTTGAGGAACAGGAGCGGGCACGGTGGCGGCTCTGCCGTTCACTCGAAGGGGAGCTGGAGCTGCTGCGAAGCAGCGAGACGCTGCAGCTGGCGGAATTGGCCGCCGGGACCCGGCGCCTGGACAGCCTGGATGTGGAGCGCGTCCGGCTGGAAACGGAGACGGCCCGCCTGCGGAGCGAGACGGCCGCCCTCGCCCGTCGCCTGTTTCCATTGCGTCGGCTGGACGTGGTGGGGCTCTGGCTGCAGTCCCGCAACCGGGAGGAGGCCACCCGCAGCATGCGTCGTCTGCCCTGGCTGGCCCGGGGCCTGCAGGAGAGCCTGGCGCGACTGTCCGCGACCCGCAGCGCGGTGGCCGGACTGGTCGACCGCGAGGGAGCGGAGCGGGAACGGCGCCAGGGACTGCTGGCCCAGCTGGAGCGCGACCAGCGCCGCGCCGGGAGAGCCCGGACGGAGGCCGACCGCGAACTGGCCCGCCTTGCCGGGGAGCGCGAGGAGCAGGATCGCCTGCTGCGCAGCCTGCGCGAGGACCGCGAGTTGGCGGCCCGCCAGGCTGATCGACTGCGCCACGCGGGCGAGGAGGTGGCCCGCCAGCTGGCGGACCTGCAGCGCCGCTGGGACGAGCGGGCCAGCCGGCGCGAGCAGGAGGAGCGGCGCCAGACCACCATCAGCGGACGCTTGGCTGGATCCGTCCTTGAGGTGGAACCGGTGGTGGTGCCCGAGCGGCCCCCTTCAGCCCTGCCGCGTCTCGATCGGGCGCCCACGGGAGGCCTCGCCGCCCGCCGCGGCCGCCTGCCATTACCGGTCAAGGGCTGGGTGGCGCGCCCCTTCGGCGAGCGCCAGGATCCGCTCCTTGGCACCGTCCTGGACAATCCGGGGGTGGACTTCGCCTGCGCGCCGGGCAGTCCGGTGCAGGCCGTGCATGCCGGCCGGGTGGAGAAGCTGACCTGGGTGGCCGGCTTCGGCGAGACCGTCCTCCTCGCCCATGGCGAGGATTGCTGGACGGTCTACGCCAAACTGGGGGAAGTGGCCGTGCGCGAGGGCCAGACCGTGGCGGCCGGGGAGATCCTGGGCCGGGCCGGTCGTTTCGAGGCGCCCGGGCAGGGTTCCCTTCACTTCGAGCTGTGGCAGGATCGCCAAGCGCGCGATCCCCGCCAATGGCTGGCCCCCTGA
- the gcvT gene encoding glycine cleavage system aminomethyltransferase GcvT → MSARPTALNDRHLACGAKMVDFAGYRMPIQYGSMIEEHLLVRRLGGVFDVSHMGEFFVEGPQAEAFLDLVTVNNVAALAHGQVQYSAFMTPEGGIVDDLLVHRMDDTRFMLVVNASNRHKDWAWLQGHAGEDVHLTDRSDDYSLLALQGRAAYQLVLELADEDLAEMPYYWFRPGSLRGIPLIVARTGYTGERGFELYVENDKAAALWDVLFPALQERGMGPIGLGARDSLRLEMKYALYGNDIDDTTSTLEADLGWITKLKKGRPFLGLEVLRRQKAEGLRRRLMGFEVTGRGIARHGQACWLDGQRIGTVSSGGHSPVLGKAIGMAYLDLPHDRIGLEFEVEMGARRVVALVVPTPFVQPEVPCR, encoded by the coding sequence ATGAGCGCCAGACCCACCGCTCTCAATGACCGCCACTTGGCCTGCGGCGCCAAAATGGTCGATTTCGCCGGCTACCGCATGCCCATCCAATACGGATCCATGATCGAGGAGCACCTCCTCGTGCGCCGCCTGGGCGGCGTCTTCGATGTTTCGCACATGGGCGAGTTCTTCGTCGAGGGGCCGCAGGCGGAGGCCTTCCTTGACCTGGTCACCGTCAACAACGTGGCCGCCCTGGCCCACGGCCAGGTCCAGTACTCGGCCTTCATGACGCCGGAGGGCGGCATCGTGGACGATCTGCTGGTCCACCGGATGGACGATACCCGCTTCATGCTGGTCGTCAACGCGTCCAACCGGCACAAGGACTGGGCCTGGTTGCAGGGCCACGCGGGGGAGGACGTCCACCTGACCGACCGCTCCGACGACTACAGCCTGCTTGCCCTGCAGGGCCGCGCCGCCTACCAGCTCGTCCTCGAGCTGGCCGACGAGGATCTGGCGGAGATGCCCTATTACTGGTTCCGCCCGGGCAGCCTGCGCGGCATTCCGCTCATCGTCGCCCGCACCGGCTACACGGGCGAGCGCGGCTTCGAGCTGTACGTGGAGAACGACAAGGCCGCCGCCCTGTGGGACGTCCTCTTTCCGGCCCTGCAGGAGCGCGGGATGGGCCCCATCGGCCTGGGGGCCCGCGACAGCCTGCGCCTGGAGATGAAGTATGCCTTGTATGGCAACGACATCGACGACACGACCAGCACGCTGGAGGCGGATCTGGGCTGGATCACCAAGCTGAAGAAGGGCCGGCCCTTCCTGGGCCTGGAGGTCCTCCGCCGGCAGAAGGCGGAGGGTCTGCGCCGCCGCCTGATGGGTTTCGAGGTGACGGGGCGCGGCATCGCCCGCCATGGCCAGGCCTGCTGGCTGGACGGTCAGCGTATCGGGACGGTCAGCTCGGGCGGGCACAGCCCGGTTCTGGGAAAGGCGATCGGCATGGCCTACCTGGACCTGCCCCATGACCGGATCGGCCTCGAGTTCGAGGTGGAGATGGGGGCTCGCCGCGTCGTGGCGCTGGTGGTGCCCACCCCTTTCGTGCAGCCGGAAGTGCCTTGCCGGTGA
- a CDS encoding outer membrane lipoprotein carrier protein LolA — MRAFLLIILLLAPAARAGEAENLLRQARRQFEGRGLWEIFFEQQVLPGAGGDTLRSGGRLLACPDGAFRVDMEGLHLLSDGRDLWRWEDGGSQVLMERVGQSEDVLLPHQMLILVEERFRPTGIRSQGAERRIIRLQPRSGSEFLRDVTLIMTREKGQWWPREISFTDFADARVRFLVQRRESWPDRGPRREQLVFKLPGGMEVVDLRSGDPDATR, encoded by the coding sequence ATGAGAGCATTTCTCCTGATCATCCTGCTGCTGGCGCCGGCCGCCCGGGCCGGCGAGGCGGAGAATCTGCTGCGGCAGGCGCGCCGGCAGTTCGAGGGCCGTGGCCTGTGGGAGATCTTCTTCGAGCAGCAGGTGCTGCCCGGGGCGGGCGGCGACACGCTGCGCAGCGGTGGACGCCTGCTGGCCTGTCCCGACGGAGCCTTCCGCGTGGACATGGAGGGCCTGCACCTGCTCAGCGACGGCCGCGACCTCTGGCGCTGGGAGGACGGCGGTTCCCAGGTGCTGATGGAGCGGGTGGGCCAGAGCGAGGACGTCCTGCTGCCCCATCAGATGCTCATTCTGGTCGAGGAGCGCTTCCGTCCCACCGGCATCCGCTCCCAGGGGGCGGAGCGCCGCATCATCCGCCTGCAGCCGCGCAGCGGATCCGAGTTCCTCCGCGACGTGACCCTGATCATGACGCGGGAGAAGGGCCAGTGGTGGCCGCGGGAGATCTCCTTCACGGATTTCGCCGACGCCCGCGTGCGCTTCCTTGTCCAGCGACGCGAATCCTGGCCGGACCGCGGCCCCCGCCGGGAGCAGCTGGTCTTCAAGCTGCCCGGGGGCATGGAAGTGGTGGACCTGCGCAGCGGGGACCCCGATGCGACGCGGTAG
- a CDS encoding 2-phosphosulfolactate phosphatase, with protein MILDLHFTPPREEDAVGSGTNLRDGAVVLIDVLRSTTSICHAMAAGCQRIIPVADLGEATQRIETLGRASLLLGGERDSRRIAGFDLGNSPGEYDDPRLRGANLVMLTSNGTAALARLRHLRAVAVAAFVNLERAARWLAGGGGRATIVCAGHHGRFCLEDAVCAGLLVQRIQDLRRGEPMQLSDAARVGLVLAAQWGGDLPACLAEAAHGRALAEAGFAADLELCARRDAFDILPIQAGEQITLRDPTAPAGPTGGGTGRKRREST; from the coding sequence GTGATCCTGGACCTGCATTTCACGCCACCGCGGGAGGAGGACGCGGTGGGGTCGGGCACCAACCTGCGCGACGGGGCCGTCGTGTTGATCGATGTCCTGCGCTCCACCACGTCCATTTGCCACGCCATGGCGGCGGGCTGCCAGCGGATCATCCCCGTCGCCGACCTGGGGGAGGCCACCCAGCGGATCGAGACCCTCGGTCGCGCCAGCCTGCTGCTGGGCGGCGAGCGGGACTCGCGCCGCATCGCCGGCTTCGATCTGGGCAACAGTCCGGGCGAGTATGACGACCCCCGTTTGCGCGGCGCCAACCTGGTCATGCTGACCAGCAACGGCACGGCCGCCCTGGCGCGGCTGCGCCATCTGCGCGCCGTGGCCGTCGCCGCTTTCGTCAATCTGGAGCGGGCCGCCCGATGGCTGGCGGGGGGCGGCGGGCGGGCCACCATCGTCTGCGCCGGCCATCACGGCCGCTTTTGCCTGGAGGATGCCGTCTGCGCCGGCCTGCTGGTCCAGCGCATCCAGGATCTCCGCAGGGGGGAACCCATGCAGCTTAGCGACGCCGCCCGCGTGGGACTGGTCCTGGCGGCGCAGTGGGGCGGGGATCTGCCCGCCTGCCTGGCGGAGGCCGCCCACGGGCGGGCCCTGGCCGAGGCCGGCTTCGCCGCCGACCTGGAACTCTGCGCCCGGCGCGACGCCTTCGACATCCTGCCCATCCAGGCCGGGGAGCAGATCACCCTGCGCGATCCGACCGCCCCGGCGGGACCGACCGGCGGCGGGACGGGCCGGAAACGGCGGGAAAGCACCTGA
- the ricT gene encoding regulatory iron-sulfur-containing complex subunit RicT, translating to MNYFEIQFKGNRRASFTNPMGFPVKLGDHVIVNAEKGEDLGRVVQISGEDRISQEGERDEVRTIVRKANPHDFQRKRRNLQRENRAEEVCRRFVLEHRLPMKVINVEFQLDGKKVTFFFTAEGRVDFRTLVRDLAGELRTRIELRQIGARDEARKFGGFGPCGQRQCCSGWLSRFDPVTTSMAKEQNLPLNPVKLSGNCGRLKCCLRYELDFYRAELKRYPPLERAVETLRGAAFIEKIDIFNEEVLIRYVSGDLESVTRQELERLMSFDPAENHCEGACGREGLGPDHERPAVPGVLVASAHPPAESPGTAPDGPEADAIADGPEEEDGLVDASSAAPSDETGSNAAGAEGQRRRRGRRGGRRNRRPGEGGSPASQG from the coding sequence ATGAACTATTTCGAGATCCAGTTCAAGGGCAACCGCCGCGCCTCCTTCACCAACCCCATGGGCTTCCCGGTCAAGCTGGGCGACCATGTCATCGTCAACGCCGAGAAGGGGGAGGATCTGGGCCGCGTGGTCCAGATCAGCGGGGAGGACCGCATCTCCCAGGAGGGCGAGCGGGACGAGGTGCGCACCATCGTGCGCAAGGCCAATCCCCACGACTTCCAACGCAAGCGGCGCAACCTGCAGCGGGAGAACCGCGCCGAGGAGGTCTGCCGCCGCTTCGTGCTGGAACACCGCCTGCCCATGAAGGTGATCAACGTCGAGTTCCAGCTGGACGGCAAGAAGGTGACCTTCTTCTTCACGGCGGAGGGACGGGTCGACTTCCGCACCCTGGTGCGGGACCTGGCCGGGGAGTTGCGCACGCGCATCGAGCTGCGCCAGATCGGCGCCCGCGACGAGGCGCGCAAGTTCGGCGGCTTCGGTCCCTGCGGCCAGCGCCAGTGCTGCAGCGGTTGGCTCTCCCGCTTTGATCCTGTCACCACCTCCATGGCCAAGGAGCAGAACCTGCCCCTCAACCCGGTCAAGCTCTCCGGCAACTGCGGGCGGCTCAAGTGCTGCCTGCGTTACGAGCTGGACTTCTACCGGGCCGAGCTGAAGCGCTACCCGCCGCTGGAGCGGGCGGTGGAGACCCTGCGCGGCGCCGCCTTCATCGAGAAGATCGACATCTTCAACGAGGAGGTGCTCATCCGCTACGTGAGCGGGGACCTGGAATCCGTCACGCGGCAGGAGCTGGAGCGCCTGATGAGCTTCGATCCGGCCGAGAACCACTGCGAGGGCGCCTGTGGCCGTGAGGGCCTGGGGCCGGACCACGAGCGTCCCGCCGTGCCCGGTGTCCTCGTCGCCAGCGCCCATCCTCCGGCGGAATCGCCCGGGACCGCGCCCGATGGGCCGGAGGCTGATGCCATCGCCGACGGACCGGAGGAAGAGGATGGGTTGGTGGACGCGTCCTCCGCGGCGCCCTCGGACGAGACCGGGTCGAATGCGGCCGGGGCGGAGGGCCAGCGCCGTCGGCGCGGGCGGCGCGGCGGGCGGCGCAATCGGAGGCCCGGGGAGGGCGGAAGTCCGGCATCACAGGGGTGA
- a CDS encoding DNA translocase FtsK produces MPRGAKNSPRKRTLAGLALLGLSLLLLVSLLFARRDLGAGEAAQHLLSHAGWWTSHLLIDFGLGRIWSLALPVILALVAWNMVGGGVWGPVLKRGLRLFLLAMAGALSHGAVAQVSGLHSVDAGGGWVSGVWLYALIRQMVEWTGAVGLFISLLTFDLLVLAVVFRWNPAPALERALALTGGLGPRLLAAWRERRRARAEAAARRSARPRPAEDPPAPTRLQQDDPPPRSAPPDFVPPLSPIKARDESRTEEEPSAGEFEITQEVVEEEQRFRADHRRAEFRYKPPPVDLLADPPADEYHVTEEDLRANSEALIACLRDFNVEARVVHVHPGPVITRYDLEPAAGVKVSRIVALADDLAMKLKAERIRIIAPVPGKGAVGIELPNRVRNTVFMKSIVNTEKFTRAASPLTVVLGKTSSGEAAVADLRAMPHVLVAGQTGSGKSVCVNGIICSILLRALPTEVQFVMVDPKMIELSDYRRIADHFIAGMDGQEGDVVTDPQEAVRVLASLELEMDRRYRYLSQTGYRSIQEFNEALAAGEVGRRLEAGDLTLPGRQDQLPEKMVYLVVIIDELADLMMTAGKEIEISIARLAQKARAVGIHLVVATQRPSVDVLTGLIKANFPARIAFAVRQKVDSKTIIDCMGADQLLGRGDMLYLASGSPEPVRMHNSLITGKEIRALLDHIRKQSRDFPKFRLPVAVESEGARGQVAEPAARDELFWEAAEQVILSQQGSVSVLQRRLRIGHSRASRLIDELELAGVVGPFDGSKARQVLVDLSWIEEHRGT; encoded by the coding sequence ATGCCGCGCGGCGCCAAGAACTCCCCGCGCAAGAGGACCCTGGCCGGCCTGGCTCTGTTGGGGCTAAGCCTGCTTCTGCTGGTCTCCCTCCTGTTCGCCCGGCGCGACCTGGGTGCCGGCGAGGCGGCCCAGCACCTGCTCTCCCATGCCGGATGGTGGACCTCCCATCTGCTGATCGATTTCGGACTGGGCCGCATCTGGTCGCTGGCGTTGCCTGTCATCCTGGCGCTGGTGGCCTGGAACATGGTCGGCGGCGGCGTTTGGGGACCAGTCCTCAAGCGCGGCCTGCGCCTCTTCCTGTTGGCCATGGCCGGGGCGCTCAGCCACGGCGCGGTGGCCCAGGTGAGCGGTCTGCACAGCGTGGACGCCGGCGGCGGCTGGGTGAGCGGAGTCTGGCTTTATGCCCTCATCAGGCAGATGGTGGAGTGGACGGGCGCCGTGGGGCTCTTCATCAGCCTTCTCACCTTCGATCTCCTCGTGCTGGCCGTCGTCTTCCGCTGGAATCCCGCCCCCGCACTGGAGAGGGCGCTGGCTCTCACCGGCGGCCTGGGACCCCGTCTGCTGGCCGCCTGGCGCGAGCGACGACGTGCCCGGGCCGAGGCCGCCGCGCGCCGATCGGCCAGGCCCCGGCCGGCGGAGGATCCGCCCGCCCCCACCCGCCTCCAGCAGGACGATCCGCCGCCCCGTTCCGCCCCGCCCGACTTCGTGCCGCCCCTTTCTCCCATCAAGGCCAGGGACGAAAGCCGGACCGAGGAGGAGCCGTCCGCCGGGGAGTTCGAGATCACCCAGGAGGTGGTGGAGGAGGAGCAGCGTTTCCGGGCCGACCACCGCCGCGCCGAGTTCCGCTACAAGCCACCCCCGGTCGACCTGCTGGCCGACCCCCCCGCCGACGAGTACCATGTCACGGAGGAGGACCTGCGCGCCAACTCGGAGGCGCTCATCGCCTGTCTGCGCGACTTCAACGTGGAAGCCCGGGTCGTCCACGTCCACCCCGGTCCGGTCATCACCCGCTACGACCTGGAGCCGGCGGCCGGCGTCAAGGTCAGCCGCATCGTCGCCCTGGCCGATGACCTGGCCATGAAGCTGAAGGCCGAGCGCATCCGCATCATCGCGCCCGTGCCCGGCAAGGGCGCCGTCGGCATCGAGCTGCCCAACCGCGTGCGCAACACGGTCTTCATGAAGTCCATCGTCAACACGGAGAAGTTCACGCGCGCCGCCAGCCCGCTCACCGTCGTGCTGGGGAAGACCTCGAGCGGCGAGGCGGCGGTGGCCGACCTGCGCGCCATGCCCCACGTGCTGGTGGCGGGGCAGACCGGCTCGGGAAAGAGCGTCTGCGTGAACGGCATCATCTGCAGCATCCTCCTGCGCGCCCTGCCCACCGAGGTGCAGTTCGTCATGGTGGATCCCAAGATGATCGAGCTGTCCGACTACCGCCGCATCGCCGACCACTTCATCGCAGGGATGGACGGCCAGGAGGGCGACGTGGTGACCGATCCCCAGGAAGCCGTGCGCGTGCTAGCCTCCCTCGAGTTGGAGATGGACCGGCGCTACCGCTACCTGAGCCAGACCGGTTACCGCTCCATCCAGGAGTTCAACGAGGCGCTGGCGGCGGGGGAGGTGGGACGCCGCCTCGAGGCGGGGGATCTGACCCTGCCCGGCCGCCAGGACCAGCTGCCGGAGAAGATGGTCTACCTGGTGGTCATCATCGACGAACTGGCCGATCTGATGATGACGGCGGGCAAGGAGATCGAGATCTCCATCGCCCGGCTGGCCCAGAAGGCGCGGGCGGTGGGCATCCACCTGGTGGTGGCCACCCAGCGTCCCAGCGTGGACGTCCTCACCGGCCTGATCAAGGCCAACTTTCCCGCCCGCATCGCCTTCGCCGTCCGCCAGAAGGTGGACAGCAAGACGATCATTGATTGCATGGGCGCCGATCAGTTGCTGGGGCGGGGGGACATGCTCTACCTGGCCTCGGGCAGCCCCGAACCCGTCCGCATGCACAACAGTCTGATCACGGGCAAGGAGATCCGCGCCCTGCTCGATCACATCCGCAAGCAGAGCCGGGATTTCCCCAAGTTCCGCCTGCCCGTCGCCGTCGAAAGCGAAGGGGCGCGGGGACAGGTGGCGGAACCGGCGGCGCGGGACGAGCTGTTCTGGGAGGCGGCCGAGCAGGTCATCCTTTCCCAGCAGGGATCCGTCTCCGTCCTGCAACGCCGGCTGCGCATCGGGCACAGCCGGGCCAGCCGCCTCATCGACGAACTGGAGCTGGCCGGCGTGGTGGGGCCCTTCGACGGTTCCAAGGCGCGCCAGGTCCTGGTGGACCTGAGCTGGATCGAGGAGCATCGCGGCACATGA
- a CDS encoding lysylphosphatidylglycerol synthase transmembrane domain-containing protein, translated as MRRGSALSLGISLFFLYLFAFNPAPAAWLAGQAAWREAFFTSRVDWPEVWRLLIDLRGLPFAGAAGCLLLSLVVRAWRWRVIAGPLDRVPLTRMFHLTNLGYLANNLLPMRLGEVLRAGALAGRSAIPLPGAMATVVLERLLDVIGALAALLAMLLLQGSLVAAAEASANGEALDVLARFRALAPLLGLAAGAGLALLLSLVIWRKGFLDMGERVLDRLLPAPAAARLHRLAVSFAAGLEILRSPWEALLLLGQTAFMLACYLGSLACMIHAYGMADDLVLLQQAPMASLLLLLVFVSLGYMIPAAPGAFGTVQYFTALAMSLIGAGTEEAMSYALGNHLITWLLLTLMGLVALPLLGLRFGDVMKWKEDRA; from the coding sequence ATGCGACGCGGTAGCGCCCTGTCCCTCGGCATCTCCCTCTTCTTCCTCTACCTCTTCGCCTTCAACCCCGCGCCGGCCGCCTGGCTGGCCGGCCAGGCGGCCTGGCGGGAGGCCTTTTTCACCAGCCGGGTGGATTGGCCGGAGGTGTGGCGCCTGCTCATCGACCTGCGCGGCCTGCCCTTTGCCGGGGCGGCGGGCTGCCTGCTCCTCTCGCTGGTGGTGCGCGCCTGGCGTTGGCGGGTGATCGCCGGCCCACTTGACCGCGTTCCCCTGACGCGCATGTTCCACCTGACCAATCTGGGCTACCTGGCCAACAACCTGCTGCCCATGCGCCTGGGGGAGGTGCTGCGGGCCGGGGCCCTGGCCGGGCGCAGCGCAATCCCCTTGCCCGGGGCGATGGCCACCGTCGTCCTGGAGCGCCTGCTGGATGTCATTGGCGCCCTGGCGGCGCTGCTGGCCATGCTGCTCCTGCAAGGTTCCCTGGTGGCGGCCGCCGAGGCCTCGGCCAACGGCGAAGCCCTGGACGTGCTCGCCCGCTTCCGGGCTCTGGCTCCCCTGCTGGGTCTGGCCGCGGGAGCGGGCCTCGCCCTCCTGCTCTCGCTCGTGATCTGGCGCAAGGGCTTCCTGGACATGGGCGAACGCGTGCTGGACCGCCTCCTCCCCGCCCCGGCGGCCGCGCGCCTGCACCGCCTGGCTGTTTCCTTCGCCGCCGGCCTGGAGATCCTGCGCTCCCCCTGGGAGGCGCTGCTGCTACTGGGCCAGACGGCCTTCATGCTGGCGTGCTATCTTGGATCGCTGGCATGCATGATCCACGCCTACGGCATGGCTGATGATCTGGTCCTGCTCCAGCAGGCGCCAATGGCCTCCCTTTTGCTGTTGCTGGTCTTCGTCAGCCTGGGCTACATGATCCCGGCGGCGCCGGGCGCCTTCGGCACGGTGCAGTACTTCACGGCCCTGGCCATGTCGCTGATCGGCGCCGGCACGGAGGAGGCCATGAGTTACGCGCTGGGCAACCATCTAATCACCTGGCTGCTGCTCACCCTGATGGGCCTGGTGGCGCTCCCCCTCCTGGGGCTGCGCTTCGGCGACGTGATGAAGTGGAAGGAGGATAGGGCGTGA
- the metG gene encoding methionine--tRNA ligase, with amino-acid sequence MGGFDSDTDTDSDTDTDSDTDSDSDSDSDRKSEDEDLMKPFYITTPIYYVNSDLHLGHAYTTVLADVFTRYHRLLGREAFFLTGDDEHGQKVLEAAQREGIGPQELCDRMSLRFRDLWRRLEIRFDHYIRTTDPGHVALVQTLLQRLHDRGHLYAADYEGQYCVPCERYFTEKDLAAGNCPECGRPVQLLTERNWYFRMSAFQDWLVGHIEANPDFILPHSRRNEVLGFLRQPLRDLCISRNKERMSWGIELPFDRDFVCYVWVDALINYLTGAGLGHDPERFARLWPASVHLIGKDILTTHCVYWPTLLKALDIEPPRSFLIHGWWLIGEQKMSKSVGNVVKPLDLIERVGVDAFRFFLIREMVPWNDSSFGPDLLVKRINTDLANDLGNLLSRVTNLAGRHFAGSLPPARGKTGDGQLRHAAEALLSALPPKLDGLDLHGIVDQVFGLLRLGNQLMEQTAPWKLVKTDPAAAGAVLADVAETLRLAACLLAPVMPGLSPALLRRLGVTEQAGPDQLAWREEGVGLIVHGEPLVPRIDEEAFLANLARPAPAPSADPVPPAPAAAPAGTTPGGDALISFAEFGRARLVAARILTAQRVPGADRLLTLEIDCGEASPRTIVAGIAADHAPGTLLGRMICVVANLEPARIRGVASQGMLLAAKGPTGLCLLDPGPVPPGTPIG; translated from the coding sequence ATGGGGGGTTTCGATAGCGATACCGATACCGATAGCGATACCGATACCGATAGCGATACCGATAGCGATAGCGATAGCGATAGCGATAGGAAAAGCGAAGATGAGGATCTGATGAAGCCGTTCTACATCACCACTCCCATCTACTACGTCAACTCGGACCTGCATCTGGGGCATGCCTATACCACCGTGCTGGCCGACGTGTTCACCCGCTACCACCGGCTGCTGGGGCGGGAGGCCTTTTTCCTGACGGGCGACGACGAGCATGGCCAGAAGGTGCTCGAGGCCGCCCAGCGGGAGGGGATCGGCCCCCAGGAACTGTGCGACCGCATGTCCCTCCGCTTCCGCGACTTGTGGCGGCGCCTCGAGATCCGCTTCGACCACTACATCCGCACCACCGACCCCGGGCATGTGGCGCTGGTGCAGACCCTCCTCCAGCGCCTGCACGACCGGGGGCACCTCTACGCCGCCGATTACGAGGGGCAGTACTGCGTTCCCTGCGAGCGCTACTTCACCGAAAAGGACCTGGCGGCGGGCAATTGTCCCGAATGCGGGCGGCCCGTCCAGCTGCTCACGGAGCGGAACTGGTACTTCCGCATGTCGGCCTTCCAGGACTGGCTGGTGGGCCACATCGAGGCCAACCCGGACTTCATCCTGCCCCACAGCCGCCGCAACGAGGTGCTGGGCTTCCTGCGGCAGCCCCTGCGCGACCTCTGCATCAGCCGCAACAAGGAGCGCATGAGCTGGGGCATCGAGCTGCCCTTCGATCGCGACTTCGTCTGCTACGTGTGGGTGGACGCCCTGATCAACTACTTGACGGGGGCGGGCCTGGGCCATGACCCGGAGCGCTTCGCCCGCCTCTGGCCGGCCAGCGTCCATCTCATCGGCAAGGACATCCTCACCACGCACTGCGTCTACTGGCCCACCCTGCTCAAGGCCCTGGACATCGAGCCGCCGCGCAGCTTCCTCATCCACGGCTGGTGGCTGATCGGCGAGCAGAAGATGTCCAAGAGCGTCGGCAACGTGGTCAAGCCCCTGGATCTCATCGAGCGGGTGGGAGTGGATGCCTTCCGCTTCTTCCTCATCCGCGAAATGGTGCCCTGGAACGACTCCTCCTTCGGCCCGGACCTGCTGGTCAAGCGGATCAACACGGACCTGGCCAACGACCTGGGCAACCTGCTCAGCCGCGTGACCAACCTGGCCGGACGGCATTTCGCGGGAAGTCTGCCGCCGGCGCGGGGCAAGACCGGCGACGGCCAGCTCAGGCACGCGGCCGAGGCGCTGCTCTCGGCCCTTCCGCCGAAGCTCGACGGGCTGGACCTGCACGGCATCGTCGACCAGGTCTTCGGCCTGCTGCGCCTGGGCAACCAGTTGATGGAACAGACGGCGCCCTGGAAGCTGGTGAAGACCGATCCCGCCGCCGCGGGGGCCGTCCTGGCCGATGTGGCGGAGACCCTGCGCCTGGCCGCCTGCCTGCTTGCGCCGGTCATGCCCGGCTTGAGCCCGGCCCTGCTGCGACGCCTGGGGGTGACAGAACAGGCCGGTCCGGACCAGCTGGCCTGGCGCGAGGAGGGCGTCGGCCTGATCGTGCATGGCGAGCCGCTGGTGCCGCGCATCGACGAGGAGGCCTTTCTCGCCAACCTGGCGAGACCTGCCCCGGCCCCATCCGCGGACCCGGTCCCGCCCGCACCCGCGGCGGCGCCGGCCGGGACGACTCCAGGCGGGGACGCCCTCATCTCCTTCGCCGAGTTCGGGCGCGCCCGGCTGGTGGCGGCGCGCATCCTGACGGCCCAGCGCGTCCCCGGCGCCGACCGCCTGCTCACGCTGGAGATCGATTGCGGGGAGGCGAGCCCCCGCACCATCGTGGCGGGCATCGCGGCCGACCATGCCCCCGGGACGCTGCTTGGGCGCATGATCTGCGTGGTGGCCAACCTGGAACCGGCCCGCATCCGCGGCGTGGCCAGCCAGGGCATGCTGCTGGCGGCCAAGGGTCCCACCGGGCTCTGCCTGCTGGATCCTGGCCCCGTGCCGCCGGGGACGCCCATCGGTTGA